A segment of the Chryseobacterium scophthalmum genome:
ACAACTTTGAAAACATTGCTCTAAAAGTATTAACCGCAATCTAAAAGCAATAATTGCTGGAAGATGGAAATTAGATGTTGGAAGTTTACAACTTTGAAAACATCGTTCTAAAAGTATTAACAACAATCTTGAAACTCGAAACTTTGAGCCCGAAACTTGAAACCCGAAACTCAAGTGATTTTCTTATCTTTGCGTATTAAATTTTAAACTGAAAAAAATAATGAACTCTTTTATTGAAGAACTGAAATGGCGCGGTCTTTTTGCCGATATGATGCCCGGAACAGATGAACAACTGAATAAGGAAATGACAACTGCCTATATCGGTTTTGATCCTACCGCAGATTCTTTACATATCGGAAGTCTTATTCAGATCAAAATTTTGGCTCATTTTCAGCAGCATGGTCATAAACCTATCGCTTTGGTAGGTGGCGCAACAGGAATGATCGGTGATCCTTCAGGAAAATCTGCAGAGAGAAATCTTTTGGATGAAGCAACTCTTTTACACTATGTTGACTGTTTGCAAAACCAACTTTCAAGATTTTTAAATTTTGATGGAAATGAAACTAACAAAGCCGAATTGGTCAACAATTACGACTGGATGAAAAAAATTTCTTTCCTTGATTTTGCTAAAAATGTTGGAAAAAATATTACGGTCAACTACATGATGGCAAAAGATTCTGTAAAGAAAAGACTTTCAGGAGAAGCTGGTGTTGACGGAATGAGTTTTACAGAGTTTACTTATCAATTGATTCAAGGATATGATTTCCTTCATTTATATCAGAATAATAATGTGAAACTTCAGATGGGAGGTTCTGACCAGTGGGGAAATATCACAACAGGTACAGAATTGATCCGTAGAAAAGCACAGGGAGAAGCATTTGCTTTAACAGTTCCTTTGATCACAAAAGCTGACGGTTCTAAATTTGGAAAATCTGAAAGTGGAGAAAATTATTGGTTAGATAAAAAGAAAACTTCCCCTTATAAATTCTACCAGTTTTGGTTGAATGCAACCGATGATGATGCTGAAAGATTCATTAAATTCTATACCTTTTTAGGAAAAGACGAAATTGAAGCTTTAGTTGAAGAGCACAAAACAGCTCCTCACGAAAGAAAACTTCAGAAAAAACTGGCTGAAGAAGTTACGGTTTGGGTTCACGGAAGAGAAGAATATGAAAGAGCTTTGAAAGCATCAGAAATTCTGTTTGGAAAATCTACTGCAGAAGATCTGGTAAGTCTTGATGAAGAAATTTTCTTAGAAATATTTGACGGAGTTCCTCAGAAAGAAGTGGCTAAAGCGGATGTTTTAGGAATTAATATTGTTGATCTGCTTTCTGAAAGATCAGGTTTCCTTAAATCTAAAAGTGAAGCAACAAGAGAATTGAAAGGAAATTCAATTTCTGTAAACAAAGAAAAAATCAATGACGTTTATACGGCAAACGAAAATGATTTGATTGACGGTAAATTCTTATTATTACAAAAAGGAAAGAAAAGTTACTTTATTGTAAAAGTGATTTAATCTTAAAAGAATACACAAAAAATAATCCGACTCAGTTTTTGAGGCGGATTATTTTTTATATCAATATTCTGATTTTTAGAATGTATAACTTGTTGAAGCTGATAAGGTCATCCCGCTCGAAACACTTTCTTTTTTAAGCTGACCATCTACCCAAATCTGAACTTTTAAAGTGGATGCAGCATCCACTCCTGTTGCGTTTACTACAACATTAGAATTATAAACTACACCTTCTGCAGTGAGTTCCGGGCTCGTCCATGTTGCTCCGCTTAAACCATTTACCGTGATAGGATTGCCATCGATTCCGTAAACAGCTTTGCTGATATTAACTCCGGGTGACCCTTCTGCCTTGAAGACTACTTTTTGTGTCTTAATATCTTCAGAAGTACTATCATCATCTTTGCGACAAGATTCAACAAAACTCAAAACCATTACCGTGATTACAGCGACAAATAATCCTTTAAATACCTGATTCAATTTTATTTTTTTCATAAATTATTTTTGTTAATAGTATTCGGAATCTCTTGATTTAAGCATCCGCAAAGATATGATAGACTAAAAATACTGTCAATCCTCAAATTTAAAAAAAATATCCCACCCTATTTTAGATATTTTTCAATTCTGCTTTTTCTAAAACTATTTTCATGAATGGCTATTAAAGAATACGATTTGTTCCACCAAAAAAAGTCCGGCTCAAAACTGAACCGGACTTTTTTTTCATCATTAGTTTATATTAGAATGTATGACTTGCTGAAGCAGATAAATATTGCCCGCTTGAAGTTCCTTCTTTTTTAAGTTCACCATCTACCCAGATCTGAACCTTCAAAGTAGATGAAGTACTCGCTCCTACTGCATTTATTGCAACATTTGCGCTCATCGCTCCTGCTTCAGTAGTGATTTCCGGGCTTGACCATGTTGTTCCGCTTAAGCTCGTTGCAGTGGTAGGATTTCCATCGATTCCGTAAACAGCGATCTCAATATTACTTCCTGTAGATGCTTCTGCTTTGAAAACTACTTTATGTGTTTTGTTGGTTCCAGGAATATTGTCGTCGTCATCATTGCTGCACGATGTTACAAAGCCAAAAACCAACGCCGCCATCACCATTACAAATGAGCCCTTCAATACGTTTTTCAATTTCATTTTTTTCATAATTTCTCTTGTTAAATATTACTGTTAATTTTTATCTGTAATCTTTCTGATTTAGTACCTGCAAAGCTATGACTGTCTGAAAAGGCAGTCAATCCTTAGAATTAAGGAAAATATTCTACCTAATTTTAGGTATTTTTCAGTTCTTAATTTTTCACTAAATTGTGGAGTTTTATTTTCAATCATGAAATTGATATAATGAAGAATCACCTCATCACCATTTGTATATTTTTATCTATTTATGTACAATCGCAGCAACTCATTCCGCTGAATGAGAAAAGCTATTCAGACAGTCTGAAAACTGTTGTAAACAGCAAGATTGACAACAACGCCAAAGCGAATTCATATTTCTTATTATCAAACTTTTACAGAAATACAGATTCTCTTTTAAGTAAAAACTATTTAGAAAAAGGGAAAGCTTTAAGTGCGAAAACACCTTTAAATACAGCAAAATATCATTATTATGAAGGTTGGCATTTTTTAGAAAGCAACAAAGAAAAAGCAGCAGTCTCATTTCAAAAAGCCATACAGGAATTTTCTAAAATTAAAACTAAAGAAGTCGATTTCTACATCGCTTCATCTTGGTATAACTATGGAGTTACCCAGAAAAACAAAGAAGGTTACCCTTTTTTGGTGAAAATTCTGGTTGAAAAAAGCATTCCGCAGATTGAAAAATACAAGAATCATAAGACTTTAGGGCAATTCTATTCTCAACTAGGCATCATTCTTACGTACAACGCCGAGTTTGCAAAAGCTTTTGAATACAATACAAAAGCCATCAAAATATTAGAAAAAAATGCACCTCATTCTCCGGAATTGTTTTTTGCTTACCTCAACACTGCAAGTAATTTCTGTTATCAGGCAAAAGGTGATGAGGCTAAAAAATATTTAGACAAAGCCGAAAAACTTATTCAGCCTTACCCGGAATCGAATTCAAACGCTTCTTTCTATTATGGAAAAACGCTTTACTTTATTACTAAACAGAAAAATGAAGAAGCGCTTCCAATGATTGAAAAAGGTTTGATTTATGCTAAAAGATCTAACCAAAACCTGTTAACGCAGATGTTTTACCTGAATAAATATGATATTTTAAGAAAACAGAATAAACTAAATGAAGCGAAAAATGTTCTGGAAAATATTTTATCCGAAAAGACACTCATCATTGATGCCAACAACAGAAAAGCTTTCTACAACCAGCTTTCAAGCCTTAATGAGCAAATGGGCAATCTGAAAGAAGCTTTGATCTGGGAAAAGAAATATTCAAAATTAAATGACAGCTTAAATTTTGAAAATGTAAAGCTGGAACTCAATACACTGGAAACAAAATTCAGAACTGCAGAAAAGCAAAAAGAAATTGCCAATCTCAACACTGAAAAAGCACAAAAAGAACTGGAGATCAACAAGAAAAATCAGTATTTATGGTTATTGGTTTTTGCATCATTATTCCTTATTATTTTAATTATTTCCATTTATTTTTACACTAAAAAATTAGCCAAAGAAAAAGAAATCAACCATTCTCAGAAGTTGAAAGAAATCGCTCAACAGGAAGAATTAAAAATAACAAAAGCGATTCTGGAAGGTGAGGAAAAAGAAAGAGAAAGAGTGGGAAAAGACCTTCACGATGGCCTTGGAGGAATGCTTGCCGGAGTAAAAATTAATTTTTCAGCTTGGGCTTCACAAAATTTAGAACTAGAAAAAAAACAAAACTTCAACGGAATTTTAAATCAACTGGATCATTCGGTGTCCGAGCTTAGAAATATTGCAAGAAATCTGATGCCCGAATCTCTTTTAAAATTTGGTTTAGAAACTGCTTTAAAAGATTTGTCTGAATTTTACACCAGAAAAGATTTGCATATTGACTTTCAGCCTATTGATATTAACACCAATCTTCCTTTAGCGGTTCAGATTAATATTTTCAGAATTGTACAGGAAATTCTGGCTAATGCAGTGAAACATTCTGAAGCAGAAAATATATTGCTACAATGCTCTCAATCGGAGGAAGTATTTTTAATTACAATTGAAGATGATGGCAAAGGTTTTTCACAAGATTCTTCACCAACTAAAAGTATGGGACTTCATAATCTCAAAACCCGCGTGGATTATTTAAAAGGCAAAATGGAGATCAATTCCGATGATGAAGGAACTGCAATTAATATAGAACTCAATACGCATGCAATCTCATAAAATCAACATCGTCATTGTAGATGACCATCCTATCGTTATTGAAGGGTTGAAGATCATGCTATCTGACAAACCGTTTTTTCATATTGCAAAAACGTTTACCAACGGTGGTGAAGTCATTCAGTTTAT
Coding sequences within it:
- the tyrS gene encoding tyrosine--tRNA ligase; the protein is MNSFIEELKWRGLFADMMPGTDEQLNKEMTTAYIGFDPTADSLHIGSLIQIKILAHFQQHGHKPIALVGGATGMIGDPSGKSAERNLLDEATLLHYVDCLQNQLSRFLNFDGNETNKAELVNNYDWMKKISFLDFAKNVGKNITVNYMMAKDSVKKRLSGEAGVDGMSFTEFTYQLIQGYDFLHLYQNNNVKLQMGGSDQWGNITTGTELIRRKAQGEAFALTVPLITKADGSKFGKSESGENYWLDKKKTSPYKFYQFWLNATDDDAERFIKFYTFLGKDEIEALVEEHKTAPHERKLQKKLAEEVTVWVHGREEYERALKASEILFGKSTAEDLVSLDEEIFLEIFDGVPQKEVAKADVLGINIVDLLSERSGFLKSKSEATRELKGNSISVNKEKINDVYTANENDLIDGKFLLLQKGKKSYFIVKVI
- a CDS encoding sensor histidine kinase, with amino-acid sequence MKNHLITICIFLSIYVQSQQLIPLNEKSYSDSLKTVVNSKIDNNAKANSYFLLSNFYRNTDSLLSKNYLEKGKALSAKTPLNTAKYHYYEGWHFLESNKEKAAVSFQKAIQEFSKIKTKEVDFYIASSWYNYGVTQKNKEGYPFLVKILVEKSIPQIEKYKNHKTLGQFYSQLGIILTYNAEFAKAFEYNTKAIKILEKNAPHSPELFFAYLNTASNFCYQAKGDEAKKYLDKAEKLIQPYPESNSNASFYYGKTLYFITKQKNEEALPMIEKGLIYAKRSNQNLLTQMFYLNKYDILRKQNKLNEAKNVLENILSEKTLIIDANNRKAFYNQLSSLNEQMGNLKEALIWEKKYSKLNDSLNFENVKLELNTLETKFRTAEKQKEIANLNTEKAQKELEINKKNQYLWLLVFASLFLIILIISIYFYTKKLAKEKEINHSQKLKEIAQQEELKITKAILEGEEKERERVGKDLHDGLGGMLAGVKINFSAWASQNLELEKKQNFNGILNQLDHSVSELRNIARNLMPESLLKFGLETALKDLSEFYTRKDLHIDFQPIDINTNLPLAVQINIFRIVQEILANAVKHSEAENILLQCSQSEEVFLITIEDDGKGFSQDSSPTKSMGLHNLKTRVDYLKGKMEINSDDEGTAINIELNTHAIS